A region of Flavobacterium indicum GPTSA100-9 = DSM 17447 DNA encodes the following proteins:
- the hisC gene encoding histidinol-phosphate transaminase, which translates to MSYNILDLVRPNIKKMQPYSSARDEFKEGSESFIFLDANESPVDNGINRYPDPQQKKLKEVISKRKGIDSNQLLLGNGSDEVLDLIFRAFCEPNIDNVITLPPTYGMYAVLANLNAVENREVLLDSNFEPNVDSILKTIDDRTKIVFLCSPNNPTGNTFSSERIEKILSSFGGLVVIDEAYIDFSEKKSWLSELELYPNLIICQTLSKAYGMAGLRIGSLFASADIISILNKIKPPYNINVLSQEKAFEELLNINKLKNTIISIKEEKERLIKVLLEVNFVKKVYPSDTNYLLVEVDNALKRYDQLLKNGIVVRNRSSQPLCSNCLRISIGTSEENDKLIQIIKQL; encoded by the coding sequence ATGAGTTATAATATCCTGGATTTAGTCCGACCAAACATTAAAAAAATGCAACCTTATTCCTCTGCTCGTGATGAGTTTAAAGAGGGTAGTGAGTCGTTTATTTTTTTAGATGCCAATGAGTCGCCTGTCGATAATGGAATCAATAGATATCCAGATCCACAGCAAAAAAAGTTAAAAGAAGTAATTTCAAAAAGAAAAGGAATTGATAGCAATCAACTGTTGTTGGGTAATGGTAGTGATGAAGTATTAGACTTAATTTTTAGAGCATTTTGCGAGCCTAATATTGATAATGTCATTACGTTGCCACCGACTTATGGAATGTATGCAGTTTTAGCAAATTTGAACGCTGTTGAAAATAGAGAAGTGTTGCTCGATTCAAATTTTGAACCCAATGTTGACAGTATTTTGAAAACAATCGATGACCGAACTAAAATTGTCTTCCTATGTTCTCCAAATAACCCAACGGGAAATACATTTTCATCAGAGCGAATTGAAAAAATTCTATCTTCATTCGGTGGATTGGTTGTAATTGATGAAGCATATATAGATTTTTCAGAAAAGAAGAGTTGGTTGTCGGAATTAGAATTGTATCCCAATTTAATCATTTGCCAAACACTATCAAAAGCGTATGGGATGGCCGGATTACGAATTGGTAGTTTGTTTGCTTCTGCGGATATCATATCAATTCTGAACAAAATTAAACCGCCGTATAATATTAATGTTTTATCACAAGAAAAAGCATTTGAAGAATTGCTGAATATAAATAAATTAAAAAATACAATTATTAGTATTAAAGAAGAAAAAGAGAGATTAATTAAAGTATTACTTGAAGTTAATTTTGTGAAAAAAGTTTATCCATCTGACACCAATTATTTATTAGTTGAAGTCGATAATGCTCTAAAACGTTATGATCAATTGCTTAAAAATGGAATAGTGGTTCGTAACCGCTCTTCACAGCCCTTATGTAGCAATTGTTTGAGAATTTCAATTGGAACTTCAGAAGAAAATGACAAATTAATTCAAATTATAAAACAACTCTAA
- the hisD gene encoding histidinol dehydrogenase codes for MKVYLNPSQNDWSELLKRPTDSIADLQNTVTDIFKEVQQKGDKAVDKYTSFFDGVILNSIEVTSVEIQEAIEQVPIELKEAIQLAQSNIEKFHQAQKTEKVAVETAKGVICWQEKRPIQKIGLYIPGGSAPLFSTVLMLAIPAKLAGCKEIVLCSPPNKEGKINPAILYAAQLCGVTKIFKVGGIQAIAALTFGTKTIPQVSKIFGPGNQYVTVAKQIATNYGIAIDMPAGPSELLVLADETANASYIASDLLSQAEHGADSQVVLVTTDSNLISAVQQEIELQIKKLPRKSIAEKAILNSRFIYFKDKESAMEFVNEYAPEHLIIVSKEEDFYLDNLQNAGSVFLGNYTPESAGDYASGTNHTLPTNGYAKNYSGVNLDSFMKAMTFQKISKEGIQNIGKAIEIMAEAEGLQAHKNAVTLRLKDLV; via the coding sequence ATGAAAGTTTATCTAAACCCAAGTCAAAATGATTGGTCTGAATTACTTAAAAGACCAACAGATTCAATAGCTGATTTACAAAATACAGTTACGGATATTTTTAAAGAAGTTCAACAAAAAGGTGATAAAGCAGTAGATAAGTACACCTCTTTTTTTGATGGTGTAATTTTAAATTCAATTGAAGTAACGAGTGTTGAAATTCAAGAAGCTATTGAACAAGTACCCATTGAATTAAAAGAAGCAATTCAATTAGCCCAGTCAAATATTGAAAAATTTCACCAGGCACAAAAAACAGAAAAGGTTGCAGTTGAAACCGCTAAGGGTGTAATTTGTTGGCAAGAAAAAAGACCTATTCAGAAAATTGGATTGTATATTCCTGGAGGTTCGGCGCCTTTATTTTCAACCGTTTTAATGTTAGCGATTCCAGCTAAATTGGCGGGGTGTAAAGAGATTGTATTGTGTTCTCCTCCTAACAAAGAAGGCAAAATCAATCCGGCTATTTTATATGCGGCTCAATTATGTGGCGTGACTAAAATTTTTAAGGTTGGAGGCATTCAAGCAATAGCGGCATTGACATTTGGAACAAAAACAATTCCTCAAGTATCTAAAATATTTGGACCAGGAAATCAATATGTAACAGTAGCGAAACAAATAGCAACCAATTACGGTATCGCTATTGATATGCCAGCTGGTCCGTCTGAGTTATTGGTTTTAGCTGATGAAACGGCAAATGCTTCTTATATTGCTTCAGATTTATTGAGTCAGGCTGAACATGGTGCGGATAGTCAGGTGGTTTTAGTAACTACTGATTCAAATTTAATTTCAGCTGTTCAACAAGAAATTGAGCTACAAATTAAAAAGTTACCCCGTAAATCTATAGCTGAAAAAGCAATTTTGAATTCCCGCTTTATTTATTTCAAAGATAAAGAATCGGCTATGGAATTTGTGAATGAATATGCTCCTGAACACTTAATTATTGTTTCAAAAGAGGAAGATTTTTATTTAGATAATTTGCAAAATGCTGGTTCAGTATTTCTTGGTAATTATACTCCAGAAAGTGCAGGAGATTATGCTTCAGGTACAAATCATACATTACCTACGAATGGCTATGCTAAAAATTATAGTGGTGTAAATCTAGATAGTTTTATGAAAGCCATGACGTTTCAAAAAATTTCAAAAGAAGGCATACAAAATATTGGTAAAGCCATAGAAATAATGGCAGAAGCTGAAGGGCTTCAAGCGCACAAAAATGCCGTAACATTGCGATTAAAAGATTTAGTATGA
- the hisG gene encoding ATP phosphoribosyltransferase has product MNTLKIAIQKSGRLNEDSLKILKDCGISVDNGNDQLKATASNFPLEILFLRNSDIPQYLIDGVADIAIVGDNLLVEKGGAIEVVEKLGFSKCKVSIAVPKTVNYNSIEDLDGKRIATSYPNTVLNYFKSKNVNVEIHQISGSVEIAPNIGLSDAIVDIVSTGSTLFKNNLKEVEVILKSEAVLAASPNLSEEKKVLLDKLIFRIQSVLKARKSKYILMNVPNDKIAEISSILPVLKSPTVLPLAEAGWSSVHSVINDDQFWEVIDQLKNAGAEGILICPIEKMVL; this is encoded by the coding sequence ATGAACACCTTAAAAATTGCTATTCAAAAATCGGGTCGACTTAATGAAGACAGCCTTAAAATTTTAAAAGATTGCGGAATTTCTGTGGATAATGGAAATGACCAATTGAAAGCAACCGCTTCAAATTTTCCATTGGAGATTTTATTTTTACGTAATTCGGATATTCCTCAATATTTAATTGATGGGGTGGCAGATATTGCTATTGTCGGAGATAATCTTTTAGTTGAAAAAGGAGGCGCTATTGAAGTTGTTGAAAAATTAGGTTTTTCAAAATGTAAAGTTTCGATAGCTGTTCCTAAAACAGTGAACTACAATTCAATTGAAGATTTAGATGGGAAGCGCATTGCTACTTCATACCCCAACACGGTTTTAAATTATTTTAAATCTAAAAATGTCAATGTAGAGATTCACCAAATATCAGGTTCAGTTGAAATTGCACCGAATATTGGTTTGTCAGATGCTATCGTAGATATTGTTTCTACAGGGAGCACGCTTTTTAAAAATAATTTAAAAGAAGTGGAAGTAATCTTGAAAAGTGAAGCAGTTCTAGCTGCATCTCCAAATTTATCAGAAGAGAAGAAAGTACTTTTGGATAAATTAATTTTCAGAATTCAATCGGTTTTAAAAGCAAGAAAATCAAAGTATATTTTGATGAATGTACCAAATGATAAAATTGCAGAAATTAGCTCAATTCTTCCCGTATTAAAAAGTCCGACGGTATTGCCTTTAGCAGAAGCAGGCTGGAGTAGTGTACATTCTGTAATTAATGACGATCAGTTTTGGGAAGTTATTGATCAATTAAAAAATGCAGGAGCCGAAGGAATATTAATTTGTCCAATTGAAAAAATGGTATTATAA
- a CDS encoding DUF2231 domain-containing protein → MNEAHIHMLVNHFPIIGLFFGLGLVLFGLVKKNSVLKSAAFVILIICVISGQLAMMTGDKAEHFVEDLPGFSHEVIHEHEEAAEAFMIPMYILGVASIVGLYAQSKKLSFEKWISYLVLVLGVVCVFLSKNAGTTGGEIRHTEIRENDSTFSNSNTSNQVEEEKNE, encoded by the coding sequence ATGAATGAAGCGCATATACACATGTTGGTAAACCATTTCCCTATCATTGGATTATTTTTTGGTTTGGGGTTAGTATTGTTTGGTTTAGTAAAAAAGAATTCAGTTTTAAAATCGGCCGCTTTTGTTATATTAATTATCTGTGTCATTTCTGGTCAATTAGCCATGATGACAGGGGATAAAGCTGAGCATTTTGTTGAAGATTTACCTGGTTTTTCGCATGAGGTTATTCATGAACATGAAGAAGCAGCAGAGGCATTTATGATTCCTATGTATATTTTAGGAGTTGCTTCAATTGTTGGATTATATGCTCAGTCAAAAAAGCTTTCTTTTGAAAAATGGATTTCCTATTTAGTTCTAGTTTTAGGAGTAGTTTGTGTATTTTTATCAAAAAATGCAGGTACAACAGGAGGAGAAATTCGTCACACTGAAATTCGTGAAAATGATTCAACGTTTTCTAATTCAAACACTTCCAATCAAGTAGAAGAAGAAAAAAATGAATAA
- a CDS encoding LTA synthase family protein, whose translation MKNLLKHHVVYKNIALFYLIVSLLTRVILLIHPITQSHFSFVDYLKIFSFGILNDLFVFVLIGFILWLYLIFISDSKFKKPYGYLILGIFVCTLLYIASGKSILSEYGGVLPEIGLAFVGLKTILFALLLFFEKNRKKIRFVLFSFTIFLFVLLIIQNAVSEFFFWNEFGVRYNFIAVDYLVYTNTVIGNIMESYPVVPLFSIIGIVSVLSTYFIIQKSKKYLDEIPNIKAKISIVLGQLALIALALFTIPNLAKKEDSSNVFTNELQSNGLYKFYLAFMNSELDFMKFYDTLPENELANFENTTHIKLNQNTVHIQPTEKEIHKNVVLITIESMSAEFMKHYGNTENITPFLDELADKSLFFTNLYATGNRTVRGLEAVTLCLPPTPGESVVKRKDNKNKFSTGCIFKSKGYQIKYLYGGDAFFDNMQDFYKGNGYDIVDKSSLKPNEISFSNIWGVCDEDMAKKAIKVMNAEYQTGKPFFNHWMTVSNHRPFTYPDGKIDIPANSKSRNGGVKYTDYALKQFFALAEKQPWFKNTVFVIVADHCASSSGKVELPLEKYRIPAMIYAPGFIKSQKCNTLMSQIDLMPTALGLLNFKYRSKFFGENIFNPTYTPRAFIATYQDLGYIKDNYLTIISPVKRVKQFVLKPKSNSNYEIHFDELANTKINKKLEFETIAFYEEAALLLKNHKYQAIHGTK comes from the coding sequence ATGAAAAATTTACTTAAACACCACGTTGTTTATAAAAATATTGCCTTGTTTTATTTAATTGTAAGTCTACTAACTCGTGTAATTTTATTAATTCATCCCATAACACAAAGTCATTTTTCATTTGTAGATTATCTAAAAATTTTTTCATTTGGAATTTTAAATGATTTATTTGTCTTTGTACTTATTGGCTTTATATTGTGGTTATATTTAATTTTCATATCTGATTCAAAATTTAAAAAACCCTACGGATACCTTATTTTAGGAATATTTGTATGTACACTACTCTATATAGCTTCAGGAAAAAGTATTTTAAGTGAATATGGTGGCGTACTTCCTGAAATAGGATTAGCTTTTGTAGGACTTAAAACAATTTTGTTTGCTCTATTATTATTTTTTGAAAAGAATAGAAAAAAAATTCGTTTTGTATTATTTTCTTTTACCATTTTTCTATTTGTTTTATTAATTATCCAAAACGCTGTAAGCGAGTTCTTTTTTTGGAATGAATTTGGGGTACGGTATAATTTTATTGCTGTAGATTATTTAGTATACACGAATACCGTAATTGGAAATATTATGGAATCTTATCCTGTAGTTCCTTTATTTTCAATAATTGGAATTGTATCAGTTTTATCTACCTATTTTATTATTCAAAAATCTAAAAAATATTTAGATGAAATTCCTAATATAAAAGCTAAGATTAGCATTGTTTTAGGTCAACTTGCTTTAATTGCTTTAGCTTTATTTACCATTCCAAATCTTGCTAAAAAAGAAGATTCTTCCAATGTTTTCACTAATGAATTACAAAGTAACGGTCTTTATAAATTCTATTTAGCATTCATGAATAGTGAATTAGATTTTATGAAATTTTATGACACCCTACCTGAGAATGAATTAGCTAATTTTGAAAACACAACACATATCAAGTTGAATCAAAACACCGTTCATATTCAACCCACTGAAAAAGAAATACATAAAAATGTTGTGTTGATTACTATTGAGAGCATGAGTGCTGAATTTATGAAACACTATGGAAATACTGAAAACATCACCCCTTTCTTAGATGAATTAGCAGATAAAAGTTTATTTTTCACCAATTTATATGCTACAGGTAACCGAACCGTTCGTGGTTTAGAAGCAGTAACTTTATGTTTACCTCCAACACCAGGCGAAAGTGTTGTGAAAAGAAAAGATAATAAAAACAAATTCAGCACGGGTTGTATATTTAAAAGTAAAGGTTATCAAATAAAATACTTATATGGTGGAGATGCCTTTTTTGATAACATGCAAGATTTTTATAAGGGTAATGGCTATGATATTGTTGATAAATCCAGTTTAAAACCTAACGAAATAAGTTTTTCGAATATTTGGGGCGTTTGTGATGAAGATATGGCTAAAAAGGCAATTAAGGTAATGAATGCTGAATACCAAACAGGAAAACCTTTTTTTAACCATTGGATGACTGTTAGTAATCATAGGCCATTTACCTATCCTGATGGTAAAATTGATATTCCAGCAAATTCAAAATCAAGAAATGGTGGTGTAAAATATACCGATTATGCTTTGAAGCAATTTTTTGCACTTGCTGAAAAACAACCTTGGTTTAAAAATACTGTTTTCGTAATTGTTGCAGATCATTGTGCATCAAGTTCTGGAAAAGTTGAATTACCATTGGAAAAATATAGAATTCCAGCGATGATTTACGCCCCAGGCTTCATAAAATCACAAAAATGTAATACGCTTATGTCGCAAATCGATTTAATGCCTACAGCTTTAGGTCTATTAAATTTTAAATATAGAAGTAAATTTTTCGGTGAAAACATTTTTAATCCTACTTATACACCAAGAGCATTTATTGCTACATATCAGGATTTAGGCTATATAAAAGATAATTATTTAACTATTATTTCACCGGTAAAACGAGTAAAACAATTTGTTTTGAAACCTAAATCAAATTCAAATTATGAAATTCATTTTGATGAATTAGCAAATACTAAAATTAATAAAAAACTAGAATTTGAAACAATTGCATTTTATGAAGAGGCTGCTTTACTTCTTAAAAATCATAAATATCAAGCAATTCATGGAACAAAATAA